A single window of Athene noctua chromosome 1, bAthNoc1.hap1.1, whole genome shotgun sequence DNA harbors:
- the PEX3 gene encoding peroxisomal biogenesis factor 3: MLRSLWSFLKRHKKKCLVLGTFLGGVYLLGKYGQKKIREIQEREAAEYIAQARRQYHFESNQRTCNMTVLSMLPTLRDALMHQLNSESLTSLLKNRPANKLEIWEDLKIISFTRSIVAVYSTCMLVVLLRVQLNIIGGYIYLDNAALCKNGTTPLAPPEVQQQYLSSIQHLLGDGLTELITIVKQAVHKVFGSISLKHTLSLLELEQKLKDIREVVEHKDSDQIVPYSPLCHYLMPDEENPLATQAFGLTERDIATIKLLNETRDMLESPDFSTVLSTCLNRGFSRLLDNMAEFFRPTEQDLSQNGSVHSLSSVSLPLAKIIPIINGQIHSVCSETPSHFVQDLLMMEQVKDFAANVYEAFSTPQQLEK, from the exons GAGTCTATTTACTGGGAAAATATGGGcagaagaaaatcagagaaatCCAGGAACGAGAGGCAGCAGAATACATCGCCCAAGCGCGAAGGCAGTATCATTTTGAAAGTAATCAGAGGACGTGCAATATGACAG TGCTGTCAATGCTTCCAACATTGAGGGATGCCTTAATGCATCAATTAAATTCTGAGAGTCTCACATCTCTTCTTAAAAATAG GCCAGCAAACAAGTTAGAAATATGGGAGGACTTAAAGATAATAA GTTTCACAAGAAGCATTGTAGCTGTATATAGTACCTGTATGCTAGTGGTTCTTTTGCGAGTCCAGTTAAATATTATTGGCGGTTACATCTACCTAGATAATGCTGCACTCTGCAAAAATGGCACA ACACCACTAGCTCCCCCTGAAGTTCAGCAGCAATATTTATCAAGTATTCAGCACCTTTTAGGAGATG GACTGACTGAACTAATAACTATTGTTAAACAAGCTGTGCATAAAGTTTTTGGAAG tattTCCCTTAAGCACACCCTGTCTCTTCTGGAGCTGGAACAGAAACTTAAAGATATCAGGGAAGTAGTGGAACATAAAGATTCAGATCAGATTGTACCTTATTCTCCCTTATGTCACTACCTGATGCCAGATGAAGAAAACCCCTTGGCTACCCAG gCCTTTGGACTCACAGAAAGAGACATTGCTACAATTAAATTACTTAATGAAACTAGAGATATGCTAGAAAG tccagaCTTCAGTACAGTATTGAGCACATGTTTAAATAGAGGATTCAGTCGACTGTTGGACAATATGGCAGAGTTTTTTCGACCCACTGAACAGGACCTCTCTCAGAATGGCTCTGTACATAG TCTTTCCAGTGTCAGTCTTCCTTTAGCCAAGATAATTCCAATAATAAATGGACAGATCCATTCAGTATGCAGTGAAACACCCAGTCACTTTGTTCAG GACCTGTTGATGATGGAACAAGTGAAAGATTTTGCTGCTAATGTTTATGAAGCTTTTAGTACCCCTCAGCAACTAGAGAAATGA
- the FUCA2 gene encoding plasma alpha-L-fucosidase isoform X2 — protein sequence MCFWWYWQKEKREPYVKFMEANYPPGFNYEDFGPLFTAEFFDSNQWADILKASGAKYVVLTSKHHEGFTLWGSKYSWNWNAVDVGPKRDLVAELATSVRNRTDLHFGLYHSLFEWFNPLFLEDATNVFKTRKFPTSKSLPELYEIVTKYQPEIIWSDGNGNAPDTYWNSTGFLAWLYNDSPVRDTVVTNDRWGVGSICTHGGFYTCSDRYNPGHLLPHKWENCMTIDRRSWGYRRNTQLDDYLTIEDLVKQLVETVSCGGNLLMNIGPTHDGRIAVVFEERLRQMGAWLKVNGEAIYGTKPWRAQNDTVTPDVWYTFSPKEGKVNAIFLNWPVSGTLELGEPQAKLGETQVELVGYKELLKWVALGEKGIIIALPQLTPKQLPCQWGWTLQLTDIN from the exons ATGTGCTTCTG GTGGTACtggcagaaggaaaagagagagccCTATGTGAAATTTATGGAGGCAAATTACCCACCGGGGTTCAACTATGAAGATTTTGGGCCACTGTTTACAGCAGAATTCTTTGATTCCAACCAGTGGGCAGATATTCTGAAGGCTTCAGGTGCAAAATATGTTGTCTTAACTTCAAAACATCACGAAG GCTTTACTTTGTGGGGGTCCAAGTATTCTTGGAACTGGAATGCTGTTGATGTGGGACCAAAACGAGATCTTGTGGCTGAACTAGCAACATCTGTTAGAAACAGGACTGACTTGCATTTTGGGTTGTATCATTCCCTGTTTGAATGGTTTAATCCTCTCTTCCTTGAAGATGCCACCAATGTCTTTAAGACAAGGAAGTTTCCAACCAGCAAATCATTACCAGAACTCTATGAAATTGTGACCAAGTACCAACCAGAAATAATTTGGTCTGATGGGAATGGAAATGCACCAGATACTTACTGGAACAGCACTGGTTTCTTGGCTTGGCTGTATAATGACAG TCCAGTCAGAGACACAGTTGTGACCAATGACCGCTGGGGAGTTGGCAGCATCTGTACACATGGCGGCTTCTACACTTGTAGCGACCGGTATAACCCTGGCCACCTCCTGCCTCACAAGTGGGAGAACTGTATGACTATTGACAGGAGGTCATGGGGCTACAGGAGGAACACCCAGCTTGATGATTATCTCACAATTGAGGACCTGGTGAAG caacTTGTAGAAACAGTGTCTTGTGGAGGAAATCTCTTGATGAATATCGGGCCCACTCACGATGGTCGCATCGCTGTTGTATTTGAGGAACGCCTGAGGCAGATGGGTGCCTGGCTGAAAGTCAACGGGGAAGCCATCTATGGAACGAAACCATGGAGAGCACAGAACGACACGGTCACACCAGATGTGTG GTACACTTTCAGCCCTAAAGAAGGCAAAGTCAACGCTATCTTCCTTAACTGGCCAGTTTCCGGGACTCTGGAACTTGGTGAGCCACAGGCTAAGCTTGGAGAAACACAG GTGGAGCTAGTTGGCTACAAGGAACTGCTGAAATGGGTTGCACTGGGAGAAAAGGGAATCATCATAGCTCTACCTCAGTTAACTCCTAAGCAATTGCCATGTCAGTGGGGCTGGACTTTACAACTGACCGACATAAACTGA
- the FUCA2 gene encoding plasma alpha-L-fucosidase isoform X1 produces the protein MSGPPGRAAPPLLLLLGLSGLLLARPPGGGGGRPRYEPNWGSLDARPLPAWFDEAKFGVFIHWGVFSVPSFGSEWFWWYWQKEKREPYVKFMEANYPPGFNYEDFGPLFTAEFFDSNQWADILKASGAKYVVLTSKHHEGFTLWGSKYSWNWNAVDVGPKRDLVAELATSVRNRTDLHFGLYHSLFEWFNPLFLEDATNVFKTRKFPTSKSLPELYEIVTKYQPEIIWSDGNGNAPDTYWNSTGFLAWLYNDSPVRDTVVTNDRWGVGSICTHGGFYTCSDRYNPGHLLPHKWENCMTIDRRSWGYRRNTQLDDYLTIEDLVKQLVETVSCGGNLLMNIGPTHDGRIAVVFEERLRQMGAWLKVNGEAIYGTKPWRAQNDTVTPDVWYTFSPKEGKVNAIFLNWPVSGTLELGEPQAKLGETQVELVGYKELLKWVALGEKGIIIALPQLTPKQLPCQWGWTLQLTDIN, from the exons ATGTCgggcccgcccggccgcgccgcgccgccgctgctgctgctgctggggttgTCCGGGCTCCTGCTGGCGCGgccgccgggcggcggcggcgggcggccccgctaCGAGCCCAACTGGGGCTCATTGGAcgcccggccgctgcccgcctGGTTTGACGAGGCGAAGTTTGGCGTCTTCATCCACTGGGGCGTGTTCTCGGTGCCCAGCTTCGGCAGCGAGTGGTTCTG GTGGTACtggcagaaggaaaagagagagccCTATGTGAAATTTATGGAGGCAAATTACCCACCGGGGTTCAACTATGAAGATTTTGGGCCACTGTTTACAGCAGAATTCTTTGATTCCAACCAGTGGGCAGATATTCTGAAGGCTTCAGGTGCAAAATATGTTGTCTTAACTTCAAAACATCACGAAG GCTTTACTTTGTGGGGGTCCAAGTATTCTTGGAACTGGAATGCTGTTGATGTGGGACCAAAACGAGATCTTGTGGCTGAACTAGCAACATCTGTTAGAAACAGGACTGACTTGCATTTTGGGTTGTATCATTCCCTGTTTGAATGGTTTAATCCTCTCTTCCTTGAAGATGCCACCAATGTCTTTAAGACAAGGAAGTTTCCAACCAGCAAATCATTACCAGAACTCTATGAAATTGTGACCAAGTACCAACCAGAAATAATTTGGTCTGATGGGAATGGAAATGCACCAGATACTTACTGGAACAGCACTGGTTTCTTGGCTTGGCTGTATAATGACAG TCCAGTCAGAGACACAGTTGTGACCAATGACCGCTGGGGAGTTGGCAGCATCTGTACACATGGCGGCTTCTACACTTGTAGCGACCGGTATAACCCTGGCCACCTCCTGCCTCACAAGTGGGAGAACTGTATGACTATTGACAGGAGGTCATGGGGCTACAGGAGGAACACCCAGCTTGATGATTATCTCACAATTGAGGACCTGGTGAAG caacTTGTAGAAACAGTGTCTTGTGGAGGAAATCTCTTGATGAATATCGGGCCCACTCACGATGGTCGCATCGCTGTTGTATTTGAGGAACGCCTGAGGCAGATGGGTGCCTGGCTGAAAGTCAACGGGGAAGCCATCTATGGAACGAAACCATGGAGAGCACAGAACGACACGGTCACACCAGATGTGTG GTACACTTTCAGCCCTAAAGAAGGCAAAGTCAACGCTATCTTCCTTAACTGGCCAGTTTCCGGGACTCTGGAACTTGGTGAGCCACAGGCTAAGCTTGGAGAAACACAG GTGGAGCTAGTTGGCTACAAGGAACTGCTGAAATGGGTTGCACTGGGAGAAAAGGGAATCATCATAGCTCTACCTCAGTTAACTCCTAAGCAATTGCCATGTCAGTGGGGCTGGACTTTACAACTGACCGACATAAACTGA